From a region of the Danaus plexippus chromosome 8, MEX_DaPlex, whole genome shotgun sequence genome:
- the LOC116775929 gene encoding small ribosomal subunit protein uS7m, with amino-acid sequence MNNIRIALREVIPNRLRTTYRNQWPNLTQSRFYPRATSFPDYFQNPIFRKEDQAKLIENNELTKLAAVPVKPPAAYETSSVYHDVLVDKVINHVMKMGNKQLARSLVEKAFENIKRKQIERYHLASTPEDKAKILLNPKDVLHRAVENCKPLLQLLPIKRGGITYQVPGPITEKRSLFLAVKWLLDASNDKERTVHFPEQFAWELLDAANNTGKVVKRKQDLHRLCEANRAYAHYRWQ; translated from the exons atgaataatataaggaTAGCTTTAAGAGAAGTTATACCAAATAGACTTCGGACTACATATAGAAATCA ATGGCCAAACTTAACGCAGTCCAGATTTTATCCCCGAGCCACGAGCTTTCcagattattttcaaaaccCAATATTTAGAAAAGAGGATCAAGCAAAATtgatagaaaataatgaattgaCTAAGCTGGCCGCGGTCCCTGTGAAACCACCTGCTGCTTATGAGACATCCTCAGTGTACCATGATGTACTTGTGGA tAAAGTTATCAACCATGTAATGAAAATGGGCAACAAACAATTGGCTCGCAGTCTTGTTGAAAAAGCATTTGAGAACATCAAAAGGAAACAGATAGAGAGATATCATCTAGCTTCAACGCCTGAAGACAAGGCGAAAATTCTGTTGAACCCTAAAGATGTTTTACACAGAGCTGTTGAAAACTGTAAACCGCTGTTACAACTTTTGCCAATTAAAAGAGGAGGTATCACATACCAG gtgcCAGGACCTATAACTGAGAAAAGGTCTCTATTTTTGGCTGTCAAATGGCTGTTAGATGCTTCAAATGACAAAGAAAGAACAGTACATTTTCCTGAACAATTTGCTTGGGAACTCCTTGATGCGGCTAACAATACAGGAAAGGTTGTGAAGAGAAAGCAGGACCTCCACCGTCTTTGTGAAGCCAACAGGGCTTATGCACATTATAGATggcaataa
- the LOC116775857 gene encoding DNA-directed RNA polymerase I subunit RPA43, translating into MSTIIKFELKELRELANDKKSCVIEKKVIQNLALQPWCLGNLKDSIKNLLDYKIGKFDKEFNGILISYKNLRILQNIGAIRNDNADIHFQVQADYFLFRPYVGATLKGVVNKKSATHLAILVHRVFNVVIPRPTEEPGNYWSGSNIEEGQEVVFQIVVLDLYGALPYIRGKLDEQWLKVLQDGDDEIEIKRTKPLNISYVDFDKTKPKYANEKSLNSSETNTAENSHSNDKTENNVKQDNNITEKIKNKRRSKINDLEEQYSEDSANKPKKRKKDKQE; encoded by the exons ATGTctactataattaaatttgaattgaaGGAGCTCCGAGAGTTAGCAAATGACAAAAAATCTtgtgttattgaaaaaaaggtTATCCAAAATTTAGCGTTACAGCCATGGTGTCTTGGTAACTTAAAGGACTCCATTAAAAACTtgttagattataaaataggCAAATTTGACAAAGA ATTCAATGGAATTCTCATAAGCTACAAAAATCTACGAATACTACAAAACATAGGTGCGATCCGTAATGACAATGCTGATATACATTTTCAAGTTCAAGCAGACTACTTCCTGTTTCGTCCTTATGTGGGAGCAACTTTAAAGGGagttgttaataaaaagaGTGCAACACATCTTGCAATTCTGGTACATAG GGTTTTTAATGTAGTTATTCCGCGACCAACCGAGGAACCTGGCAATTATTGGAGTGGATCTAACATTGAGGAGGGACAAGAAGTAGTGTTCCAGATTGTTGTTTTGGATCTATATGGAGCTTTACCTTATATCAGGGGAAAGCTAGACGAGCA GTGGCTAAAAGTACTACAAGATGGTGATGacgaaatagaaattaaaagaacAAAACCGCTGAACATATCTTATGTTGATTTTGACAAGACGAAACCAAAGTATGCAAATGAAAAATCACTAAACTCGTCGGAAACTAATACAGCCGAAAACAGCCACAGTAATGacaaaactgaaaataatgttaagcAAGATAACAACAtaacagaaaaaattaaaaataaaagaagaagCAAGATAAATGACCTCGAAGAACAATATTCAGAGGACTCTGCCAATAAACCCAAGAAACGCAAAAAAGATAAACAAGAATAA
- the LOC116773865 gene encoding dual specificity mitogen-activated protein kinase kinase 4-like isoform X1 gives MSKNGEVSSNQGPSRPSMPKPDLNLFSTDKRKVLNLQLGGSSSESAAFMPFSPNASAQKTRLPSRTIRDVLPENPRDRCRIYPSMQSSGKLQLSATEVYDFTSDDLQDLGEIGRGAFGAVNKMVHRKSNRVMAVKRIRSTVDEKEQKQLLMDLEVVMKSNDCPYIVQFYGALFKEGDCWICMELMDTSLDKFYKFICERMQTRIPENIIAKITLATVKALNYLKEKLKIIHRDVKPSNILLDRRGNIKLCDFGISGKLVDSIARTRDAGCRPYMAPERIDPGRARGYDVRSDVWSLGITLMEVATGSFPYPRWGSVFEQLQQVVQGDPPRLTNKNNIFSNDFVNFVNTCLIKEETQRPKYNRLLEHPFIKGIDQSRVDVAAYVCEILDAMERNGVSPFTTDQPAQAWID, from the exons ATGTCGAAGAATGGCGAAGTGTCGTCAAATCAAG GTCCCAGCAGGCCTAGTATGCCGAAACCAGATCTGAATTTGTTCAGTACAGATAAACGTAAAGTATTAAACCTTCAATTAGGAGGTTCATCAAGTGAAAGCGCCGCATTTATGCCTTTTTCCCCGAATGCATCAGCTCAAAAAACTCGACTACCATCTAGAACTATCCGAGATGTTTTGCCAGAAAACCCAAG GGATCGATGTCGCATCTATCCTTCAATGCAATCATCGGGAAAATTGCAATTATCAGCAACGGAGGTGTATGATTTTACATCTGACGACTTACAAGACCTCGGTGAAATAGGAAGAGGTGCATTTGGAGCGGTCAACAAAATGGTCCATAGAAA GAGCAACAGAGTTATGGCAGTAAAACGTATAAGATCCACTGTTGATGAGAAGGAGCAGAAACAGTTGTTGATGGATCTTGAAGTTGTCATGAAAAGTAACGACTGCCCATACATTGTACAGTTTTATGGGGCTTTGTTTAAAGAA ggTGACTGTTGGATATGTATGGAATTAATGGATACCTCATTAGATAAATTCTATAAGTTCATCTGTGAAAGGATGCAGACTCGAATacctgaaaatattattgctaAAATAACACTAGCGACTGTTaaagctttaaattatttaaaagaaaaacttaaaataattcacag gGATGTCAAGCCATCTAATATACTTCTAGATCGCAGAGGGAACATAAAGTTATGCGACTTTGGTATTTCAGGAAAATTAGTTGATTCTATAGCTCGTACACGGGATGCAGGTTGTAGACCTTATATGGcg cCTGAACGGATTGACCCCGGCCGAGCAAGAGGATATGATGTTAGATCAGATGTATGGTCACTAGGTATCACACTGATGGAGGTAGCAACAGGATCCTTTCCTTACCCTCGCTGGGGCTCAGTGTTTGAACAGTTACAGCAAGTTGTTCAGGGAGACCCTCCTCGCCTtaccaacaaaaataatatattttcaaatgattttGTCAACTTTGTTAATACCTG tttaataaaagaagaaaCACAAAGGCCCAAATATAATAGGCTATTGGAGCATCCATTCATCAAGGGTATTGATCAGAGTAGAGTGGATGTTGCCGCATATGTATGTGAGATATTAGATGCTATGGAACGTAACGGAGTTAGTCCGTTCACCACGGACCAGCCAGCACAGGCTTGGATAGACTAA
- the LOC116773865 gene encoding dual specificity mitogen-activated protein kinase kinase 4-like isoform X2, with protein sequence MPKPDLNLFSTDKRKVLNLQLGGSSSESAAFMPFSPNASAQKTRLPSRTIRDVLPENPRDRCRIYPSMQSSGKLQLSATEVYDFTSDDLQDLGEIGRGAFGAVNKMVHRKSNRVMAVKRIRSTVDEKEQKQLLMDLEVVMKSNDCPYIVQFYGALFKEGDCWICMELMDTSLDKFYKFICERMQTRIPENIIAKITLATVKALNYLKEKLKIIHRDVKPSNILLDRRGNIKLCDFGISGKLVDSIARTRDAGCRPYMAPERIDPGRARGYDVRSDVWSLGITLMEVATGSFPYPRWGSVFEQLQQVVQGDPPRLTNKNNIFSNDFVNFVNTCLIKEETQRPKYNRLLEHPFIKGIDQSRVDVAAYVCEILDAMERNGVSPFTTDQPAQAWID encoded by the exons ATGCCGAAACCAGATCTGAATTTGTTCAGTACAGATAAACGTAAAGTATTAAACCTTCAATTAGGAGGTTCATCAAGTGAAAGCGCCGCATTTATGCCTTTTTCCCCGAATGCATCAGCTCAAAAAACTCGACTACCATCTAGAACTATCCGAGATGTTTTGCCAGAAAACCCAAG GGATCGATGTCGCATCTATCCTTCAATGCAATCATCGGGAAAATTGCAATTATCAGCAACGGAGGTGTATGATTTTACATCTGACGACTTACAAGACCTCGGTGAAATAGGAAGAGGTGCATTTGGAGCGGTCAACAAAATGGTCCATAGAAA GAGCAACAGAGTTATGGCAGTAAAACGTATAAGATCCACTGTTGATGAGAAGGAGCAGAAACAGTTGTTGATGGATCTTGAAGTTGTCATGAAAAGTAACGACTGCCCATACATTGTACAGTTTTATGGGGCTTTGTTTAAAGAA ggTGACTGTTGGATATGTATGGAATTAATGGATACCTCATTAGATAAATTCTATAAGTTCATCTGTGAAAGGATGCAGACTCGAATacctgaaaatattattgctaAAATAACACTAGCGACTGTTaaagctttaaattatttaaaagaaaaacttaaaataattcacag gGATGTCAAGCCATCTAATATACTTCTAGATCGCAGAGGGAACATAAAGTTATGCGACTTTGGTATTTCAGGAAAATTAGTTGATTCTATAGCTCGTACACGGGATGCAGGTTGTAGACCTTATATGGcg cCTGAACGGATTGACCCCGGCCGAGCAAGAGGATATGATGTTAGATCAGATGTATGGTCACTAGGTATCACACTGATGGAGGTAGCAACAGGATCCTTTCCTTACCCTCGCTGGGGCTCAGTGTTTGAACAGTTACAGCAAGTTGTTCAGGGAGACCCTCCTCGCCTtaccaacaaaaataatatattttcaaatgattttGTCAACTTTGTTAATACCTG tttaataaaagaagaaaCACAAAGGCCCAAATATAATAGGCTATTGGAGCATCCATTCATCAAGGGTATTGATCAGAGTAGAGTGGATGTTGCCGCATATGTATGTGAGATATTAGATGCTATGGAACGTAACGGAGTTAGTCCGTTCACCACGGACCAGCCAGCACAGGCTTGGATAGACTAA
- the LOC116773906 gene encoding transmembrane protein 186-like: protein MLFKKLRSCLRIFPSNTKYIKYTTASTSGNTPEKAEFENVFSFPFIKYMAMVNRLKVYQGLASCIVVPSCGILEMMNVIPGNTFYAAAYTGMTGVAVLSLFTLPFNNVIGQLYISEDNKQIKISSLNFFGKRIDKIVNVDDWVPLLDLAPKTTDAFYLSPQLTDGTKYKLFVKFGIVRNSHKMGQVLE from the exons atgctatttaaaaaacttcgtAGTTGCTTGCGGATATTTCCCtcgaatacaaaatatataaaatacacaacgGCAAGCACTTCTGGCAATACTCCAGAAAAAGCtgaatttgaaaatgtattttcatttccatttataaaatacatggcTATGGTAAACAGATTAAAAGTTTATCAAGGGCTGGCGTCTTGCATTGTTGTTCCTAGCTGTGGAATATTGGAAATGATGAATGTTATTCCTGGAAACACCTTTTATGCCGCTGCATATACAG GCATGACTGGAGTTGCTGTTCtatctttatttactttaccatttaataatgttattggtCAATTGTATATCAGTGAGgataataaacaaatcaaaatatcttctttaaatttttttggaaaGAGAATTGACAAAATTGTCAATGTTGATGACTGGGTCCCTTTATTAGATTTAGCACCTAAAACTACtgatgcattttatttaagtccaCAACTCACTGAtggtacaaaatataaattatttgttaagtttgGAATTGTGAGAAATTCTCATAAGATGGGTCaagttttagaataa
- the LOC116771411 gene encoding transducin beta-like protein 3, with protein sequence MANLKELYEKTAELKAFYTGGHIQWTNDGEHFLCQCDDVIKVIDVNTLSNPLTIGDATEDKDDSDVIYTFQMSKDNETVVTAHKSGLIKIWDRKEGSQLKMWRSGHKGAIAKLAFDANGTNVASGSTDGNIKLWDITHNTCTSSLRGALGVFSLVKYHSDDSKQLIFGAADDTKIRSWNSKSGKESVIYSGHFSKVTSLEFTPDGDHMVSSGRDRVLILWKLGEGKALKVLPVYECIETLALLPPSFKIPNFTKKVGTEGIYVACAGEKGIVKVWNVQMSRLMFEQTNSLVSPANEDGGLAVTHLLFNEARNMFSVVTADHNIIIHDLESFGCVKQLIGFTDEVLDIIFVGKDESHIVVATNSKDLKYYELGSMDCKLLKGHTDIVLALSCFPTRPDLFVSSGKDNTVRIWLQIDYNEVKCIGVGTRHTASVGSVFASQTSANFFASVSQDSCLKIWTIPKDFDSTETKLNSSHTELAHNMDINCVSISPNDKIIATGSQDKTAKLWSDDLSLLGVLKGHRRGIWCVRFSPVDQVVLTSSADATLKLWSIADLSCLKTFEGHESSVLKVDFLSKGQQIISSGADGLLKLWTIKTSECKMSLDNHEGKVWSMTVSKNESIIITGGSDSKLVTLKDVSVERREKLAREREELILQEQELMNLLHDKKLIKALKLALRMERPKNVLKIINEILKSGHEKLSETLKEINNTQKETLLRFAAEWNTNNKNAHAAQYVFYILTPEIISGSLKVSSLGSFIEGALPYTERHFERLTNLLQDLNFVTYTVNCMQPHSVKNQ encoded by the exons ATGGCAAATCTTAAAGAATT gTATGAGAAGACAGCAgaattaaaagcattttacACAGGAGGACATATTCAATGGACAAATGATGGTGAACATTTTCTCTGCCAATGTGATGatgttattaaagttattgatGTCAACACACTCAGTAATCCATTGACTATTGGAGATGCTACTGAGGATAAAGATGACAGTGACGTCATTTACACCTTCCAAATGTCGAAGGATAATGAGACTGTAGTTACAGCACATAAAAGtggattaattaaaatatgggATAGAAAAGAAGGGAGCCAGCTAAAAATGTGGAGATCTGGACATAAAGGTGCCATAGCAAAGTTAGCCTTTGATGCAAATGGAACAAATGTTGCTTCAGGCAGCACAGacggaaatataaaattatgggACATCACTCATAACACTTGTACGAGCAGCTTGAGGGGAGCTCTGGGAGTGTTTTCACTTGTCAAGTATCATTCGGATGATTCAAAACAGCTAATATTTGGTGCTGCAGATGACACTAAGATAAGATCCTGGAATTCTAAATCTGGTAAAGAGAGTGTTATATATTCAGGACATTTTAGTAAGGTCACAAGCTTAGAATTTACACCAGATGGTGACCATATGGTGAGTTCGGGAAGAGACAGAGTTCTTATACTGTGGAAACTTGGTGAAGGCAAAGCACTCAAAGTTCTACCAGTGTATGAATGTATAGAAACGCTCGCACTTCTGCCACCAAGTTTCAAAATTCCCAACTTTACTAAGAAAGTTGGCACAGAAGGTATATATGTTGCTTGTGCTGGTGAGAAAGGTATTGTTAAGGTTTGGAATGTACAAATGAGTCGTCTAATGTTTGAACAGACAAACAGTCTTGTATCACCAGCCAATGAAGACGGGGGTTTAGCGGTCACCCATTTGTTATTCAATGAAGCAAGGAATATGTTCTCCGTAGTCACCGCTGaccataacattattatacatgaCTTAGAGTCTTTTGGCTGtgttaaacaattaattggtTTCACGGATGAAGTAttggatattatttttgttggtaAAGATGAGTCGCATATAGTTGTTGCTACAAACAGTAAagatttaaagtattatgagCTAGGAAGCATGgactgtaaattattaaagggGCATACAGATATTGTTCTTGCATTGTCATGTTTTCCAACAAGGCCAGATTTATTTGTGTCCTCTGGTAAGGACAATACTGTCAGAATTTGGTTACAAATTGATTACAATGAAGTCAAGTGTATTGGTGTTGGTACAAGACATACTGCATCAGTGGGTTCTGTTTTCGCTTCTCAAACATCAGCGAATTTCTTTGCCTCTGTAAGCCAGGATAGCTGTTTAAAAATTTGGACTATACCTAAAGATTTTGACTCTACGGAAACAAAACTTAACTCAAGTCATACAGAATTAGCTCATAATATGGATATTAACTGTGTCTCCATATCtccaaatgataaaataatagcaaCCGGTTCACAAGACAAAACGGCGAAGCTTTGGAGCGATGATTTATCATTGTTGGGTGTGCTGAAAGGGCACAGGAGAGGTATATGGTGCGTCAGGTTTTCTCCAGTCGATCAAGTAGTGCTGACGTCATCAGCAGACGCTACATTGAAATTATGGTCCATAGCAGATCTTAGTTGTCTCAAGACATTCGAAGGTCACGAAAGTTCAGTCTTGAAAGTAGATTTCCTTAGCAAAGGACAACAAATAATATCGAGTGGAGCGGACGGTCTTTTAAAACTTTGGACAATAAAGACATCGGAATGCAAAATGTCTTTAGATAATCACGAAGGTAAAGTGTGGTCCATGACAGTTAGCAAGAATGAATCGATCATAATAACAGGTGGCTCGGATTCTAAGCTAGTGACTTTGAAAGATGTGTCCGTTGAGAGGCGAGAAAAGTTAGCAAGAGAACGAGAGGAACTCATTCTACAAGAACAGGAGCTCATGAATTTATTGCACgacaagaaattaataaaagcccTTAAACTAGCGTTGCGAATGGAGAGACCTAAGAATgttctaaaaataatcaacgaaattttaaaatccgGTCATGAAAAACTCTCTGAGACCctcaaagaaattaataacacaCAGAAAGAAACTCTACTCAGATTCGCTGCCGAATGGAACACTAATAATAAGAATGCTCACGCAGCGCAGTACGTATTTTACATCTTAACACCAGAAATAATATCTGGTAGCCTCAAGGTGTCGTCGTTAGGAAGTTTCATAGAAGGCGCGCTGCCGTACACCGAGCGTCACTTTGAAAGATTAACGAACTTACTCCAGGACCTTAATTTCGTTACGTACACTGTAAATTGTATGCAACCACATTctgttaaaaatcaataa